One Epidermidibacterium keratini DNA segment encodes these proteins:
- a CDS encoding ABC transporter substrate-binding protein: MDQRRLRRAAPIALAVTVGLGACTTGASDKPKESNQAPDVTTDVGVSGDQITLGVLADATNEYSTSVTRGGELWAAAVNEDGGICGRDVTLNVQDATADPAVAPTAYESGKSSVLGYLQLGGDAATTALAPSLATDGVLAVTDAPDSLLLAQPEVMVLGPTYDVQAINGLAWLAQQDQLTDGAIIAHVRNDSPSATNAALGVAAYAAERGLQVIDIPVGASDTDLTAAMTSAQQQGATAVVLSVSPAATTSAAIANKALGLDVPLVAGSESFSPAVLADVTATAAYTQLNFVQGFAPISASVSAAKDLASAYADAYGDDAGPGVTAGYVAGLAWQQILQEACDSKDLSRAGVQKARESVGKLDTSALSVAIDLGEPSRESVIVRTDPNSAGKLVLASEPFASDEADNYQLP, from the coding sequence GTGGATCAACGCAGACTTCGCCGCGCCGCTCCGATTGCCCTTGCCGTGACCGTGGGGCTCGGTGCGTGCACCACCGGTGCCAGCGACAAACCCAAGGAGAGCAACCAAGCCCCTGACGTCACCACCGACGTCGGTGTCAGCGGCGATCAGATCACCCTCGGCGTACTCGCCGACGCGACGAACGAGTACTCGACGTCGGTGACCCGCGGCGGTGAGCTCTGGGCGGCCGCGGTCAACGAAGACGGCGGGATCTGCGGGCGCGATGTGACGCTCAACGTGCAGGACGCGACCGCTGACCCTGCCGTCGCTCCGACGGCCTACGAGTCGGGGAAGTCCAGCGTGCTGGGATATCTGCAGCTCGGCGGCGATGCCGCCACGACCGCCCTGGCGCCGTCGCTGGCGACCGACGGCGTACTCGCGGTCACCGATGCGCCCGACTCGTTGCTGCTTGCCCAGCCGGAGGTCATGGTGCTCGGTCCGACGTACGACGTGCAGGCCATCAACGGCCTCGCGTGGCTCGCCCAGCAGGACCAGCTCACCGACGGCGCGATCATCGCCCACGTGCGCAACGACTCCCCTTCGGCGACCAACGCCGCGCTGGGCGTGGCGGCGTACGCCGCAGAGCGCGGCCTGCAGGTCATCGACATCCCGGTAGGTGCAAGCGATACCGACCTGACGGCGGCGATGACGAGCGCGCAGCAGCAGGGCGCGACGGCCGTCGTACTCAGCGTCTCCCCCGCCGCAACCACGTCGGCGGCGATCGCCAACAAGGCTCTCGGTCTGGACGTGCCGCTGGTGGCAGGCAGTGAGTCATTTTCGCCGGCCGTCCTCGCCGACGTCACCGCGACCGCGGCGTACACCCAGCTCAACTTCGTGCAGGGCTTCGCGCCCATCTCGGCGTCGGTCTCGGCCGCCAAGGACCTGGCATCGGCCTATGCAGACGCCTACGGCGACGACGCCGGGCCGGGCGTGACCGCCGGGTACGTCGCCGGGCTTGCGTGGCAGCAGATCCTGCAAGAAGCCTGTGACAGCAAGGATCTTTCGCGCGCCGGCGTGCAGAAGGCCCGCGAGTCCGTCGGCAAGCTCGATACGTCAGCGCTGTCGGTCGCGATCGACCTGGGTGAGCCCTCGCGCGAGTCGGTGATCGTGCGGACCGACCCAAACTCGGCCGGCAAGCTGGTGCTCGCCTCCGAGCCCTTCGCCTCCGACGAAGCCGACAACTACCAACTCCCCTAA
- a CDS encoding ABC transporter substrate-binding protein, which yields MKRTATAVVASSAVVSVLLTGCSTKADNSGGSGSGDSGGVKTDVGVTDSEITLGVQTDTSGVFKVLGLGLTNGNQMWVEDVNAAGGICGRDIKLDVQDNGYKPDNALPLYDQQKTTSLGLVQLIGSPILAALKQKLINDKMVAIPSSWASTNLDAPEVMMVGPTYDVEMINGLSWMKDQGMIADGDKIGHIYIDSEYGQNGLLGSEAFAKENGMTVQSAPVAGTDTDMTAIMAKMKDDGVKAIAITLAPAATGSVVVQNAAQGMNLPILGSSPVFAPNLLADQSVTAAMSNLYIVGNTAPYGDTESKLAGEIAQKYPEKYSDEPNLGVNQGYVEGLVWGAVLEQACSDGDLTRDGILAAKKKVTEVDTQGLMGPLDFSKEGAPSGREVFIQQADASIPGGLKNVEPLFVSDEAKNYKAPFEK from the coding sequence ATGAAGCGAACAGCGACAGCAGTCGTGGCCAGCAGCGCGGTAGTGAGCGTGCTGCTCACCGGCTGCTCGACCAAGGCCGATAACAGCGGCGGCAGCGGCAGCGGGGACAGCGGCGGCGTCAAGACCGACGTCGGCGTGACCGACAGCGAGATCACCCTGGGCGTCCAGACCGACACGTCGGGTGTCTTCAAGGTGCTGGGACTCGGGTTGACCAACGGCAACCAGATGTGGGTCGAGGACGTCAACGCCGCAGGCGGCATCTGCGGGCGCGACATCAAGCTCGACGTGCAGGACAACGGCTACAAGCCCGACAACGCGCTGCCGCTTTATGACCAGCAGAAGACGACCTCGCTCGGGCTCGTCCAGCTCATCGGCTCGCCGATCCTGGCCGCGCTCAAGCAGAAGCTGATCAACGACAAGATGGTCGCCATCCCGTCGTCGTGGGCATCGACAAACCTCGATGCACCCGAGGTGATGATGGTCGGCCCGACGTACGACGTGGAGATGATCAACGGCCTGTCCTGGATGAAGGACCAGGGCATGATCGCCGACGGCGACAAGATCGGGCACATCTACATCGACTCCGAGTACGGCCAGAACGGGCTGCTGGGCTCCGAGGCGTTCGCCAAGGAAAACGGGATGACCGTGCAGTCGGCGCCGGTTGCCGGCACCGACACCGACATGACCGCGATCATGGCGAAGATGAAGGACGACGGCGTCAAAGCCATCGCCATCACGCTCGCCCCGGCCGCGACCGGGTCGGTCGTCGTGCAGAACGCCGCGCAGGGGATGAACCTGCCGATCCTCGGCAGCAGCCCGGTCTTCGCCCCCAACCTGCTCGCCGACCAGTCGGTGACCGCGGCGATGAGCAACCTCTACATCGTCGGCAACACCGCGCCGTACGGCGACACCGAGAGCAAGCTTGCCGGTGAGATCGCCCAGAAGTACCCCGAGAAGTACAGTGACGAGCCCAACCTCGGCGTCAATCAGGGGTACGTCGAGGGCCTGGTGTGGGGCGCCGTACTCGAGCAGGCGTGCTCGGATGGCGACCTGACTCGCGATGGCATCCTCGCGGCGAAGAAGAAGGTCACCGAGGTCGACACCCAGGGCCTCATGGGTCCGCTCGACTTCTCCAAGGAGGGCGCGCCGTCCGGGCGCGAGGTGTTCATCCAGCAGGCCGATGCGAGCATTCCGGGTGGGCTGAAGAACGTCGAGCCGCTGTTCGTCTCCGATGAGGCCAAGAACTACAAGGCGCCGTTCGAGAAGTAA
- a CDS encoding ABC transporter substrate-binding protein, giving the protein MKKVSTAVVVSSAVLALTLTGCSTKANDSGSGGGGGGAGGVKTDIGVTESEINLGIQTDSSGVFKVTGLGLTNGNQMWAEDVNNEGGICGRDIKLDIQDNGYKPDNALPIYEQQKTTQLGYLQLLGSPILAALKQKIIADKMVSVTASWASQNLDAPEVLMIGQTYDVEIINGLSWMQEQGMIGEGDKIGHIFIDSEYGQNGVMGSKYYAEQNGMTVVEAPVAGTDTDMTAIVAKMKDEGVKAIAITVAPAATASIAVQNVNQGLNVPILGSNPTFAPNLLADPAVTAALSNYYQVNSILPFTADSEFGKELAEKYSSEFTDPPSHAVFAGYVAGMVWGEILKQACDDGDLTRDGILKAKAKVTEVDTQGLMGPLDLSKEGSPTSREAVIMQADPTVADKGGLKVVVDFFESDAAKEYKAPFEK; this is encoded by the coding sequence ATGAAGAAAGTATCGACTGCAGTAGTCGTGAGCTCTGCAGTCCTCGCACTCACGCTCACCGGTTGTTCCACCAAGGCTAACGACAGTGGCTCCGGTGGCGGCGGAGGGGGTGCCGGAGGTGTCAAGACCGACATCGGCGTCACCGAGAGCGAAATCAACCTCGGCATCCAGACCGACTCGTCGGGCGTCTTCAAGGTCACCGGGCTCGGGCTGACCAACGGCAACCAGATGTGGGCCGAAGATGTCAACAACGAAGGCGGCATCTGCGGGCGCGACATCAAGCTCGACATCCAGGACAACGGCTACAAGCCCGATAACGCACTGCCGATCTACGAGCAGCAGAAGACCACCCAGCTGGGCTACCTGCAGCTGCTCGGCTCACCGATCCTCGCGGCGCTGAAGCAGAAGATCATCGCCGACAAGATGGTCTCGGTCACCGCCTCCTGGGCGTCGCAAAACCTCGACGCTCCCGAGGTGCTGATGATCGGGCAGACCTACGACGTCGAGATCATCAACGGCCTGTCCTGGATGCAGGAGCAGGGCATGATCGGCGAGGGCGACAAGATCGGACACATCTTCATCGACTCCGAGTACGGCCAGAACGGCGTGATGGGCTCGAAGTACTACGCCGAGCAAAACGGCATGACCGTCGTCGAGGCGCCGGTGGCCGGCACCGACACCGACATGACCGCCATCGTGGCGAAGATGAAGGACGAGGGCGTCAAGGCCATCGCGATCACCGTCGCGCCGGCGGCGACCGCGTCGATCGCAGTGCAAAACGTCAACCAGGGCTTGAATGTGCCGATCCTCGGCAGCAACCCGACGTTTGCGCCCAACCTGCTCGCCGACCCGGCCGTGACCGCCGCGCTGTCGAACTACTACCAGGTCAACTCGATCCTGCCGTTCACCGCCGACAGCGAGTTCGGCAAGGAGCTGGCCGAGAAGTACTCCTCGGAGTTCACCGACCCGCCGAGCCACGCGGTCTTCGCCGGGTATGTCGCGGGCATGGTGTGGGGCGAGATCCTCAAGCAGGCCTGTGACGACGGAGATCTCACGCGCGACGGGATCTTGAAGGCCAAGGCCAAGGTCACCGAGGTCGACACCCAGGGCCTGATGGGCCCGCTGGACCTATCGAAGGAGGGCTCTCCGACGAGCCGGGAGGCAGTCATCATGCAGGCCGACCCGACGGTCGCCGACAAGGGCGGTCTGAAGGTCGTCGTCGACTTCTTCGAGTCCGACGCCGCAAAGGAATACAAGGCACCGTTCGAGAAGTAG
- a CDS encoding branched-chain amino acid ABC transporter permease has protein sequence MSSTQAPQNAAERDLNATAHDNSETTISDDPKVKALVRPSFFSRWKLVIGMAIYAIVMFLAPLYLDAATLTNGQTIMTAAVGGFGLTMLLGQAGLLSLAQSAFMLVGAIAYTTLAADTQYAPGSETEVYHFGLGWPPLLALIVAVAIAGLAGGLFSPISARLRGIYLGLASLALVYIMFWVSKTFPSIAGHASGRPVPGFSLFGFNVVESSPELYVMNVPIGTSERMWWLYALLMGIAYVLARGAVNGRIGRAWRAVRDNEAAATVMGINVARTKAGAFIISSAYAGLSGIMTVWMLQLLTPDESAEVGKFSLVTAISYLALVVIGGMGSLLGAVLGAVIVFGMPPILNAAMQGGGSAVTSGTAFSPTVIATFIYGALIVLIIMFEPRGFAGIGNRILGLFTGRNKPVGSEGDQPGAKEVDPADDEPEGQASPYQK, from the coding sequence GTGTCTAGCACCCAAGCACCACAGAACGCCGCGGAACGCGACCTGAACGCGACCGCGCACGACAACTCCGAGACGACCATCTCCGACGACCCGAAGGTCAAGGCGCTCGTCCGGCCGTCCTTCTTCAGTCGGTGGAAGCTGGTCATCGGCATGGCGATCTACGCGATCGTGATGTTCCTGGCGCCGCTGTACCTCGACGCCGCGACCCTCACCAACGGTCAGACGATCATGACGGCCGCGGTCGGCGGCTTCGGCCTGACCATGCTGCTGGGGCAGGCTGGCCTGCTGTCGCTGGCACAGTCGGCGTTCATGCTCGTCGGCGCCATCGCCTACACGACGCTGGCGGCCGACACGCAGTACGCGCCGGGCTCCGAGACCGAGGTCTACCACTTCGGACTCGGCTGGCCGCCGCTGCTCGCGCTGATCGTCGCCGTGGCGATCGCCGGGCTCGCCGGCGGACTGTTCTCCCCGATCTCAGCGCGGCTGCGCGGCATCTACCTGGGCCTGGCGTCGCTGGCGCTGGTCTACATCATGTTCTGGGTCTCCAAGACGTTCCCGTCCATCGCGGGGCACGCCTCGGGCCGCCCGGTCCCCGGCTTCTCGCTGTTCGGCTTCAACGTGGTCGAGTCCAGCCCGGAGCTGTACGTGATGAATGTGCCGATCGGGACCTCCGAGCGCATGTGGTGGCTGTACGCGCTGCTGATGGGCATCGCCTACGTCCTGGCCCGAGGCGCGGTCAACGGCCGCATCGGCCGGGCGTGGCGCGCGGTCCGCGACAACGAGGCGGCCGCGACGGTCATGGGCATCAACGTCGCTCGCACGAAGGCCGGGGCGTTCATCATCTCCTCGGCGTACGCCGGACTGTCGGGCATCATGACCGTCTGGATGCTGCAGCTGCTCACCCCGGACGAGTCGGCCGAGGTCGGCAAGTTCAGCCTCGTCACCGCCATCTCCTACCTGGCGCTGGTGGTTATCGGTGGCATGGGCTCGCTGCTGGGCGCCGTACTCGGTGCGGTCATCGTGTTTGGCATGCCGCCGATCCTGAACGCGGCGATGCAGGGCGGCGGCAGCGCCGTCACCAGCGGTACGGCGTTCAGCCCGACCGTCATCGCCACGTTCATCTACGGCGCGTTGATCGTGCTGATCATCATGTTCGAGCCGCGCGGGTTCGCCGGCATCGGCAACCGCATCCTCGGCCTGTTCACCGGACGTAACAAGCCGGTCGGCAGCGAGGGTGATCAGCCCGGAGCCAAGGAGGTCGACCCGGCCGACGACGAGCCTGAGGGCCAAGCGTCGCCGTACCAGAAGTAG
- a CDS encoding branched-chain amino acid ABC transporter permease, translating into MSTFLQVVIIGLGRGAVYALLALGFVIIYKATETVNFAHGSIALVGGYLVFVARDSWGLPWVVAALIGIATSAILALLIERLLLNNAKLASHDSLAILTIGLDTIFFTEIIRRLGVSDNPNLFIRVDPIRIGDITIQGIYVISLITALILIGAFMLVFHYSNWGVSMRAQAENKEAAALMGIRSGRVTASAWLVGGALAGVAILFIASPSFAGSGLSATSHAIALAAFPAAIIGGLTSTEGAIVGGFVVGLTNSFGDFYVDKVFGTLAVYLIMVVVLVFKPSGLFGKVEQRRV; encoded by the coding sequence ATGAGTACCTTTCTGCAGGTCGTGATCATCGGCCTCGGGCGCGGCGCGGTCTACGCGCTGCTGGCGCTCGGGTTCGTGATCATCTACAAGGCCACCGAGACCGTCAACTTCGCGCACGGCTCCATCGCGCTCGTCGGCGGCTACCTGGTGTTTGTGGCGCGTGATAGCTGGGGGCTGCCCTGGGTCGTCGCGGCGCTGATCGGCATCGCCACCTCGGCGATCCTGGCACTGCTCATCGAGCGGCTGCTGCTGAACAACGCAAAGCTCGCCTCGCACGACAGTTTGGCGATTCTGACCATCGGCCTGGACACGATCTTCTTTACCGAGATCATCCGGCGGCTTGGTGTCTCCGATAACCCCAACCTGTTTATCCGGGTCGACCCGATCCGGATCGGCGATATCACCATCCAGGGCATCTACGTGATCAGCCTGATCACCGCCCTCATCCTGATCGGCGCCTTCATGCTGGTCTTCCACTACTCGAACTGGGGTGTGTCTATGCGCGCCCAGGCCGAGAACAAGGAAGCAGCAGCACTGATGGGCATCCGCAGCGGGCGGGTCACCGCCTCGGCGTGGCTGGTCGGCGGTGCGCTCGCCGGTGTGGCGATCCTCTTCATCGCCTCGCCCAGCTTCGCCGGATCCGGCCTCTCGGCCACGTCGCACGCGATCGCGCTCGCCGCGTTCCCGGCGGCGATCATCGGCGGACTGACCTCGACCGAGGGCGCGATCGTGGGCGGGTTTGTCGTCGGCCTGACGAACTCCTTTGGCGACTTCTATGTCGACAAGGTCTTCGGCACGCTGGCGGTCTACCTGATCATGGTCGTCGTGCTGGTCTTCAAGCCATCCGGCCTGTTCGGAAAGGTGGAGCAGCGACGTGTCTAG
- a CDS encoding ABC transporter ATP-binding protein yields the protein MSDFSSTETVDPTISRATRAATEALGVPALVVDDVTVQFGGIVALNHVSFTIEPGTIHALIGPNGAGKSTCFNAITGVYRTRTGSVTFGDAVLTKLPASRIASQGVGRAFQNLALSPSSTVLDNVMLGRYHLTKGGFFSAALRLPWTMREERRHKERAAAICEFLGISQFLHTPAGLLPYGVQKRVDIARALACEPKLLMLDEPAAGMNSAETDNLAELIKDVRDEIGVSIMLVEHDMSLVMGVADHITVLDFGKRIADGVPSEIQQDEAVIRAYLGAEEDEITDEAIEAEIAAENAAAGTGDIAAGEHVGTGTADADDVSSGAGASPVDPESEKTR from the coding sequence ATGAGCGATTTCAGTTCCACCGAGACCGTCGACCCGACGATCAGCCGGGCCACCCGAGCCGCCACTGAGGCGCTCGGCGTGCCGGCCCTCGTCGTCGACGACGTCACCGTGCAGTTTGGCGGCATTGTCGCGCTCAACCACGTCAGCTTCACCATCGAGCCGGGCACCATCCACGCACTGATCGGGCCTAACGGCGCCGGCAAGTCGACCTGCTTCAACGCCATCACCGGCGTCTACCGCACCCGCACCGGGTCGGTGACGTTCGGCGACGCCGTACTCACGAAGCTGCCGGCTAGCCGCATCGCCAGCCAGGGCGTCGGGCGAGCGTTCCAGAACCTCGCCCTCTCCCCCAGCTCGACGGTGCTCGATAACGTCATGCTCGGTCGCTACCACCTGACCAAGGGTGGGTTCTTCTCGGCTGCGTTGCGTCTTCCGTGGACGATGCGCGAAGAGCGGCGCCACAAGGAGCGGGCCGCCGCGATCTGTGAGTTCCTTGGCATCTCGCAGTTCTTGCACACGCCGGCCGGTCTGCTGCCGTACGGCGTACAGAAGCGCGTCGACATCGCCCGGGCACTCGCGTGCGAGCCAAAGCTGCTGATGCTCGATGAGCCTGCGGCCGGCATGAACTCGGCCGAGACCGACAACCTCGCCGAGCTCATCAAGGACGTGCGCGATGAGATCGGCGTGTCGATCATGCTCGTCGAACACGACATGAGCCTGGTCATGGGCGTTGCCGACCACATCACCGTGCTCGACTTCGGCAAGCGTATCGCCGACGGCGTCCCCTCGGAGATCCAGCAGGACGAGGCCGTCATTCGCGCCTACCTCGGAGCAGAGGAAGACGAGATCACCGACGAGGCGATCGAGGCCGAGATCGCGGCCGAGAACGCGGCCGCCGGCACCGGCGACATCGCCGCCGGCGAGCACGTCGGAACCGGCACCGCCGACGCCGACGACGTCTCCTCCGGCGCCGGCGCGAGCCCGGTCGACCCAGAAAGCGAGAAGACCCGATGA
- a CDS encoding ABC transporter ATP-binding protein, with the protein MLSIKDVSVRYGRSVDALRNVSFDVPEGEVVSVLGGNGAGKTTLLRAISATLKLHRGALTSGQISFDGKRIDKLDPARIVEQQVIQVPEGRQVFARMSVDENLRAGGLTADPKRRSVARDRIYELFPRLEERSKQPAGLLSGGEQQMLAIGRAMMCEPKLLLMDEPSLGLAPQLIARIGQIVQQINSEFGTAILLIEQNASMALRVSHRAVVLEVGELALEGNAAELAESDEVQALYLGGHGGGTTDTSDDPLAPKINRHRKLGLWAG; encoded by the coding sequence GTGCTAAGCATCAAGGACGTTTCCGTCAGATACGGACGCTCTGTCGATGCGCTGCGCAATGTGTCCTTCGACGTCCCAGAAGGAGAGGTTGTCTCCGTACTCGGAGGCAACGGAGCGGGCAAGACCACCTTGCTACGCGCCATCTCTGCGACGTTGAAGCTGCATCGCGGCGCCCTTACATCGGGGCAGATCAGCTTCGATGGCAAGCGCATCGACAAGCTGGATCCCGCTCGCATCGTCGAGCAGCAGGTCATCCAGGTGCCCGAAGGCCGCCAGGTCTTCGCGCGCATGAGCGTCGATGAGAACCTACGCGCCGGCGGTCTGACCGCCGATCCGAAGCGGCGCTCGGTCGCCCGCGATCGCATCTACGAGCTGTTCCCGCGGCTCGAAGAGCGCAGCAAGCAGCCCGCCGGGCTGTTGTCCGGTGGCGAGCAGCAGATGCTCGCGATCGGGCGCGCCATGATGTGCGAGCCCAAGCTGCTGTTAATGGACGAGCCGTCCCTCGGTCTCGCCCCACAGCTCATCGCGCGCATCGGACAGATCGTGCAGCAGATCAACAGTGAGTTCGGAACCGCGATCTTGCTGATCGAGCAGAACGCGAGCATGGCGCTGCGCGTCTCGCACCGCGCGGTCGTCCTCGAGGTCGGTGAACTTGCCCTGGAGGGCAACGCCGCCGAGCTTGCCGAGTCCGATGAGGTGCAGGCGCTGTACCTCGGCGGTCACGGCGGCGGGACGACCGACACCTCCGACGATCCGCTCGCACCGAAGATCAATCGTCACCGCAAGCTGGGGTTGTGGGCCGGATGA
- a CDS encoding glycerol-3-phosphate dehydrogenase/oxidase, producing the protein MTAAQSARGSLGVQARAAALDRLRSQEFDLVVIGGGATGAGVAVDAASRGLRVALLEARDFAAGTSSRSSKLIHGGLRYLEQLDFPLVREALRERGLLLGTTAPHLVKPVPFLLPLQKRVWQRAYYGAGVALYDTLGSVFGTARGMPRHKHLSKREARAIFPSLKPESFIGAIRYYDGQVDDARLVITLARTAAAYGAVVVNSVRVTDLVHRDGAVAGVVATDLESGEQVTVRARQVIAATGVWSDDIGHMLEGVGMGVRVRASKGVHFVVPRDAIDGDAGLILRTEKSVLFVIPWEDHWIVGTTDTDWDLDRAHPAASARDINYLLERVNKVLERPLNRNDIEGVYAGLRPLLSGESDATSALSREHAVVSPTPGLTLIAGGKFTTYRVMAKDAVDAAFAGEPEIGTSVTDNLPLLGAADYHELWRRRIELAADYGLSVPMIEHLLDRYGDLTRELLRMGAEDPAWLSELAHSGGYLRAEIRYAVEHEGALHLDDVLARRTRIAIETTHRGVECAAEVADIMADVLGWDAEVRERELEHYLARVAAERESQRQLDDRTADAARLGADDVRGAVA; encoded by the coding sequence ATGACAGCCGCCCAAAGCGCCCGTGGATCGCTTGGAGTTCAGGCCCGCGCTGCGGCGCTGGACCGGCTCCGATCGCAGGAGTTCGACCTCGTCGTCATCGGCGGCGGCGCCACCGGGGCCGGGGTCGCGGTCGATGCCGCCTCCCGAGGGCTGCGAGTCGCGCTGCTGGAGGCTCGCGACTTTGCGGCCGGCACCTCCAGCCGCTCCAGCAAGCTGATCCACGGTGGGCTGCGCTACCTCGAGCAGCTCGACTTTCCGCTCGTGCGCGAAGCGCTGCGCGAGCGCGGCCTGCTGCTGGGTACGACGGCCCCGCACCTGGTCAAGCCGGTGCCGTTCCTGCTGCCATTGCAGAAGCGGGTCTGGCAGCGCGCCTACTACGGCGCCGGTGTCGCTCTCTATGACACGCTCGGTTCGGTCTTCGGCACTGCGCGCGGGATGCCGCGGCACAAACACCTCTCCAAACGAGAGGCGCGGGCGATCTTCCCCTCGCTCAAGCCCGAGTCGTTCATCGGAGCCATCCGCTACTACGACGGGCAGGTCGACGACGCACGGCTGGTGATCACGCTCGCGCGCACCGCCGCGGCGTACGGCGCGGTCGTCGTCAACTCGGTGCGCGTCACCGACCTGGTGCATCGCGACGGAGCCGTGGCCGGCGTCGTCGCGACCGACCTTGAGAGCGGCGAGCAGGTCACCGTGCGCGCCCGTCAGGTGATCGCCGCGACCGGCGTGTGGAGTGACGACATCGGACACATGCTCGAGGGCGTCGGGATGGGCGTGCGGGTGCGCGCCTCCAAGGGCGTGCACTTCGTCGTACCCCGCGATGCGATCGACGGTGACGCGGGACTGATCCTGCGCACCGAAAAGAGCGTGCTGTTTGTGATCCCGTGGGAGGACCACTGGATCGTCGGCACGACCGACACCGACTGGGATCTGGACCGGGCACACCCGGCGGCGAGCGCGCGCGACATCAACTACCTGCTCGAGCGGGTCAACAAGGTGCTGGAGCGCCCGCTCAACCGCAACGACATCGAAGGCGTGTACGCCGGACTGCGGCCACTGCTGTCCGGGGAGTCCGATGCGACGTCGGCGCTCTCGCGCGAGCACGCCGTCGTCAGCCCGACCCCGGGGCTGACCTTGATCGCCGGCGGCAAGTTCACGACGTACCGCGTGATGGCCAAGGACGCGGTCGATGCGGCGTTTGCCGGCGAGCCGGAGATCGGCACCTCGGTGACCGACAACCTGCCGCTGCTCGGCGCGGCCGACTATCACGAGCTGTGGCGCCGGCGGATCGAGCTCGCTGCCGACTACGGGCTTTCGGTCCCGATGATCGAGCACCTGCTGGACCGCTACGGCGACCTGACTCGCGAGCTGCTGCGGATGGGCGCGGAAGACCCGGCCTGGCTGAGCGAGCTCGCGCACAGCGGCGGTTACCTGCGCGCGGAGATCCGTTACGCCGTCGAGCACGAGGGTGCGCTGCACCTGGATGACGTCCTCGCGCGGCGTACCCGCATCGCCATCGAGACCACCCACCGCGGCGTCGAGTGCGCCGCCGAGGTCGCCGACATCATGGCCGATGTGCTCGGTTGGGACGCCGAGGTCCGCGAGCGCGAGCTGGAGCACTACCTCGCCCGGGTTGCGGCCGAGCGCGAGTCGCAGCGCCAGCTCGACGACCGCACGGCCGACGCAGCGCGGCTGGGCGCTGACGACGTTCGCGGCGCGGTCGCCTGA
- a CDS encoding DUF4031 domain-containing protein, protein MTIYIDRPIWPGHGRVWSHLISSESVAELQEFADALGLPRRAFDRDHYDVPSERFETALEAGAVLATSQELVRHLYAAGLRPRPGTG, encoded by the coding sequence ATGACGATCTATATCGACCGTCCCATCTGGCCCGGTCACGGCCGGGTGTGGTCGCACCTGATCAGCAGCGAGTCGGTTGCCGAGCTGCAGGAGTTCGCCGACGCACTCGGTCTGCCGCGTCGCGCGTTTGATCGCGACCATTACGACGTACCCTCCGAACGCTTCGAGACCGCCCTGGAGGCCGGTGCGGTGCTCGCCACGTCGCAGGAGCTCGTGCGCCATCTCTATGCGGCCGGTCTGCGTCCTCGCCCGGGCACCGGCTGA
- a CDS encoding sigma-70 family RNA polymerase sigma factor: protein MDKTEAFRAERARLVAIADRMLGDHAEAEDIAQQAWLRLDGTDAQIANPAAWLTTVTVRLALDRLKARVPEPIADPDDDAEAGGDPVEDVVLADTVAAALHVVLDRLTPAERVAFVLHDSFGFEFTAIAAMLDSTPAAARKLASRARAKIAAPAAEDALADWEVVDAFLAAARGGEFERLLSLLAPDVVVSGDPAAVALGTPQRMDGRQTVAGFFNGAAASALPVFVAGRPGAAWFDRGTARVAFDFTVEDGVVRRIDFRAEPDVIDAIRRRRGGEAR, encoded by the coding sequence ATGGACAAGACCGAAGCGTTTCGCGCGGAGCGAGCCCGGCTGGTCGCGATCGCGGACCGGATGCTGGGCGATCACGCCGAGGCCGAGGACATTGCGCAGCAGGCGTGGTTGCGCCTGGATGGGACCGATGCGCAGATCGCCAACCCTGCCGCGTGGTTGACGACGGTGACCGTGCGGCTCGCGCTGGACCGGCTGAAGGCCCGGGTGCCCGAGCCGATCGCCGACCCCGATGACGATGCCGAAGCCGGCGGTGACCCGGTGGAGGACGTCGTCCTCGCCGACACCGTCGCGGCGGCACTGCACGTCGTACTCGACCGGCTCACGCCGGCCGAGCGGGTGGCGTTTGTGCTGCACGACAGCTTCGGGTTCGAGTTCACGGCGATCGCCGCGATGTTGGACTCCACTCCCGCAGCCGCCCGCAAGCTGGCCTCGCGGGCTCGCGCCAAGATTGCCGCGCCGGCCGCCGAAGACGCGCTCGCCGACTGGGAGGTCGTCGATGCGTTTCTGGCTGCGGCGCGCGGCGGGGAGTTCGAGAGGTTGCTGTCGCTGTTGGCCCCGGATGTCGTCGTCAGCGGCGATCCTGCGGCCGTCGCGCTCGGTACGCCGCAGCGAATGGACGGACGCCAGACGGTCGCCGGGTTCTTCAACGGGGCGGCGGCCTCGGCGCTGCCGGTCTTCGTCGCCGGCCGGCCGGGAGCGGCGTGGTTTGACCGAGGGACTGCCCGCGTCGCGTTCGACTTCACCGTCGAAGACGGCGTCGTACGCCGCATCGACTTCCGGGCCGAGCCCGATGTCATCGATGCGATACGCCGCCGCCGTGGGGGCGAGGCTCGCTGA